One region of Aquificaceae bacterium genomic DNA includes:
- the secA gene encoding preprotein translocase subunit SecA, whose product MIDWLVKKLLGTKSEREVKRLRKVVQRITQRERELDQLSNKEIRLMTQDLRQRILQDEALKEKIIKGEIVPEVELAFALVREAGKRALGLRFFDVQLIGGLVLHEGKIAEMKTGEGKTLVATSAAVINAMTEEGVHVVTVNDYLARRDAQWMGGLYLFLGLDVGVINSDYSSYRVEWADPELAQRAIEEDWRVWPKGYFEETLSSDLINVQAKKAFYTKLTPCTRRQAYECSITYGTNNEFGFDYLRDNMAFSLEEIVQVKGHNFAIVDEVDSILIDEARTPLIISGPAEMDTSIYYKADEVVRKLVKDEDFIVDEKNRTVQLTEQGISKVEKLLGVENLYDIRNIDLLHAVNQALRAHTLFKRDVHYIVKDNEVLIVDEFTGRVLPGRRWSDGLHQAIEVKEGVPVQRENQTLASITFQNYFKLYRKLSGMTGTAETEALEFKEIYGLDVVVIPTHKPMRRKDHPDLVYKTKKEKWQAVINIIKQEHAKGRPILVGTVSIEDSEHLSRLLQKENIPHNVLNAKHHEKEAEIIAQAGRLGAVTISTNMAGRGTDILLGGNPEYLAKEIIRSKGKAVEEATEEEWKEALEKAYKITEEEKKKVVELGGLLVIGTERHESRRIDNQLRGRAGRQGDPGESRFVISLEDDLMRIFGGDRVKRLMEILKIPEGEPIESGMVTKAIQNAQKRVEAQNFQIRKRLLEYDMVMNTQRLTVYSIRRDLLESKGLEEYLREFIYDLVAQKVGELIKEEEPELWELEPLRDYFKELLGREIEIPPARDKEELIENLFQKVLEVINLRKEELGEGVFWELVRIVMLSNLDHLWREHLHTMDRLRDSIYLRGYASKDPLVEYKKEAFYLFEDMLSRFRERTISDILHMQVRTQEEVQEELRREEQERDKLLSMAVFSGVEGKADQIQKGPKRKTLKERLQSRRKR is encoded by the coding sequence ATGATAGACTGGCTTGTTAAAAAGCTACTTGGGACAAAGAGCGAGAGAGAAGTCAAGAGGCTAAGAAAGGTGGTCCAAAGGATAACACAAAGGGAAAGAGAACTTGACCAACTTTCAAACAAAGAGATAAGGCTTATGACACAAGACCTAAGGCAGAGGATACTGCAGGATGAGGCGCTAAAGGAGAAAATAATAAAGGGTGAAATAGTTCCAGAGGTGGAGCTTGCCTTTGCTCTTGTAAGGGAGGCGGGCAAAAGGGCTCTTGGGCTTAGATTTTTTGACGTTCAGCTCATTGGTGGGCTTGTGCTTCACGAAGGTAAGATAGCGGAGATGAAAACGGGTGAGGGTAAAACTTTGGTGGCTACCTCTGCGGCGGTAATAAATGCCATGACAGAAGAGGGGGTTCATGTGGTTACCGTCAATGACTACCTTGCCAGAAGGGACGCTCAATGGATGGGTGGGCTATATCTTTTTCTTGGTCTTGATGTGGGTGTTATAAACTCTGACTATAGCTCCTACAGGGTAGAATGGGCAGACCCAGAGCTGGCACAGAGGGCTATAGAAGAAGACTGGAGGGTTTGGCCAAAGGGCTATTTTGAAGAGACTTTGTCATCGGACTTAATAAACGTTCAAGCAAAAAAGGCTTTCTATACTAAGCTAACGCCTTGCACCAGAAGACAAGCCTACGAGTGCAGTATAACCTATGGCACTAACAACGAGTTTGGTTTTGACTATCTTAGAGACAATATGGCTTTTTCTCTTGAGGAGATAGTGCAAGTAAAAGGGCACAACTTTGCCATAGTGGACGAAGTAGACTCCATACTCATAGATGAGGCAAGAACTCCTCTTATTATCTCAGGTCCTGCGGAGATGGATACATCCATATATTACAAGGCGGATGAGGTAGTAAGGAAGCTCGTAAAGGATGAGGACTTTATAGTGGATGAAAAAAATAGAACTGTCCAGCTTACAGAGCAAGGTATAAGCAAAGTAGAAAAACTTCTTGGTGTGGAAAACCTTTACGACATAAGAAATATAGACCTACTGCATGCGGTAAATCAAGCACTTAGAGCACACACACTATTTAAGAGAGATGTGCACTATATAGTGAAGGATAACGAGGTTCTCATAGTGGACGAGTTTACTGGGAGGGTTTTACCCGGTAGAAGATGGAGTGATGGTCTTCATCAGGCTATAGAAGTGAAAGAGGGTGTTCCAGTGCAAAGAGAAAATCAGACTCTTGCAAGTATAACATTTCAAAACTACTTTAAGCTCTACAGAAAGCTTTCTGGTATGACTGGCACTGCGGAAACAGAAGCCCTTGAGTTCAAGGAAATATACGGTCTTGATGTGGTGGTGATTCCTACCCACAAACCTATGAGGAGGAAAGACCATCCAGATTTGGTCTATAAGACGAAAAAAGAAAAGTGGCAGGCGGTCATAAATATAATAAAGCAAGAGCACGCAAAGGGTAGACCTATACTTGTAGGAACGGTCTCTATAGAGGATTCTGAGCATCTTTCAAGACTTTTGCAGAAGGAAAATATACCTCACAATGTCTTGAATGCAAAGCATCACGAAAAGGAGGCGGAGATAATAGCTCAAGCGGGAAGGCTTGGTGCGGTAACCATATCCACAAATATGGCGGGAAGGGGAACGGACATCCTTCTTGGGGGAAACCCCGAATACCTTGCAAAAGAGATAATAAGGTCTAAGGGTAAGGCGGTAGAGGAAGCAACGGAAGAGGAGTGGAAGGAAGCCTTAGAAAAGGCATACAAGATAACGGAAGAAGAAAAAAAGAAGGTGGTTGAACTTGGAGGCTTGCTCGTTATCGGCACAGAAAGGCACGAGTCAAGACGGATAGACAACCAGCTAAGGGGTAGAGCGGGAAGACAAGGAGACCCAGGAGAGTCTCGCTTTGTTATTTCTCTTGAGGATGACCTGATGAGGATTTTCGGTGGTGATAGGGTCAAGAGGCTAATGGAGATACTCAAAATCCCCGAGGGAGAGCCAATAGAAAGTGGTATGGTTACCAAGGCTATACAAAACGCACAAAAAAGGGTAGAAGCCCAGAACTTCCAAATAAGGAAAAGGCTCCTTGAGTATGATATGGTGATGAACACCCAAAGGCTCACTGTATACTCCATAAGAAGAGACCTTCTTGAGTCCAAGGGTCTTGAGGAATATCTACGGGAGTTTATCTACGACCTTGTAGCCCAAAAGGTGGGAGAGCTCATTAAGGAGGAAGAGCCAGAGCTTTGGGAACTTGAACCTTTAAGGGATTATTTCAAAGAGCTTTTAGGTAGGGAGATAGAAATCCCTCCAGCCAGAGACAAAGAGGAGCTCATAGAGAACCTCTTTCAAAAGGTGCTTGAGGTAATAAACTTAAGAAAGGAGGAGCTGGGTGAAGGGGTATTTTGGGAGCTTGTCAGAATAGTTATGCTTTCAAACCTTGACCACCTATGGAGGGAGCACCTGCACACTATGGACAGGCTTAGAGATAGCATATACCTTAGGGGATACGCCTCAAAGGACCCCTTGGTGGAATACAAAAAGGAAGCCTTTTACCTCTTTGAGGACATGCTTTCAAGGTTTAGAGAAAGAACCATATCGGACATCTTACATATGCAGGTAAGAACTCAAGAAGAGGTGCAAGAAGAGCTAAGGAGGGAAGAACAAGAGAGGGATAAACTCCTAAGTATGGCAGTTTTTAGCGGAGTGGAGGGAAAGGCGGACCAAATTCAAAAGGGTCCAAAGAGGAAGACTCTAAAGGAGCGTCTTCAGTCAAGGCGGAAAAGGTAG
- a CDS encoding L-threonylcarbamoyladenylate synthase, with the protein MKVIKLTRSNLDKVADALEEGKIVCFPTDTIYGLLVKANDSSAIERLYSIRRPSNRPFLMLIDGTYWLKDLGVLYRPIHERLMNMFNATFIFYKKNTFPLYLTRGRKSLAVRIPPFDSYVYELIEYLKAPVVAPSANPEGQKPATTIKEAIEYFGDKVDLYVDGGVRKGKPSTIVRALYPKGLRLVREGNIPFKKILQAYRELRATFSALTEDAPLESSSLDPFEFGPPFPPLR; encoded by the coding sequence ATGAAGGTCATAAAACTCACAAGGAGCAATCTTGATAAAGTGGCTGATGCCCTTGAAGAGGGTAAGATAGTTTGCTTTCCCACAGATACCATCTATGGACTTTTGGTAAAAGCCAATGACAGTTCCGCTATAGAAAGGCTATACTCTATAAGAAGACCTTCTAACAGACCCTTTTTGATGCTTATAGATGGCACGTATTGGCTTAAGGACCTTGGAGTTCTCTATAGACCTATCCATGAAAGGCTTATGAACATGTTTAATGCCACGTTTATTTTCTACAAAAAGAATACTTTTCCACTCTATCTTACACGTGGTAGAAAAAGCCTTGCGGTAAGAATACCCCCCTTTGATAGCTATGTTTATGAGCTTATTGAATATTTAAAGGCACCTGTGGTAGCACCCAGTGCAAACCCAGAGGGTCAAAAGCCAGCGACCACCATAAAAGAAGCCATAGAATACTTTGGAGATAAGGTTGACCTTTATGTGGACGGTGGCGTAAGAAAGGGTAAACCCTCCACCATAGTGAGAGCTCTATATCCCAAGGGTCTTAGGCTCGTAAGAGAGGGCAACATACCCTTTAAAAAAATACTCCAAGCCTATAGGGAGCTAAGGGCTACCTTTTCCGCCTTGACTGAAGACGCTCCTTTAGAGTCTTCCTCTTTGGACCCTTTTGAATTTGGTCCGCCTTTCCCTCCACTCCGCTAA
- the thrC gene encoding threonine synthase, producing MSYWRGIIHKYREFLPVNEKTPIITLCEGNTPLIHAENLARAIGFKGDIFLKYEGLNPTGSFKDRGMTVAISKAVEAGKKAVICASTGNTSASAAAYAAKAGLKAFVLLPKGAVALGKLSQAVIYGAKVIAIQGNFDDALYIVRKIGEILPVEIVNSVNPYRIEGQKTGAFEICDALGRAPDYNFIPVGNAGNITAYWKGYKEYYQVGKINNLPKMMGWQAEGSAPIVKGYPIKNPQTIATAIRIGNPYSWQSALQAVHESGGLIDAVSDDEILYAYKLTASTEGIFCEPASAASVAGLIKLTREGFFKGGETVVCTLTGNGLKDPDTAMRVCEEPITLPPDVDKIVGVISL from the coding sequence ATGAGCTACTGGCGAGGTATAATACACAAGTATAGGGAGTTTTTACCTGTAAACGAGAAGACACCCATAATAACCCTGTGTGAGGGGAATACTCCCTTGATACATGCGGAGAACTTAGCGAGGGCTATAGGCTTTAAAGGAGATATATTTCTCAAATACGAAGGTCTAAACCCTACGGGCTCTTTTAAAGACAGGGGCATGACAGTAGCCATATCCAAGGCGGTGGAGGCAGGAAAAAAAGCGGTAATATGCGCCTCAACGGGCAATACCTCTGCATCTGCAGCAGCCTATGCAGCAAAGGCTGGACTAAAAGCCTTTGTCCTTCTTCCAAAGGGAGCTGTAGCCCTTGGCAAGCTTTCTCAGGCGGTCATATACGGTGCAAAGGTGATAGCTATTCAAGGAAACTTTGACGATGCCTTGTATATTGTAAGAAAAATAGGGGAAATCCTACCTGTGGAGATAGTGAACTCAGTAAACCCCTATAGGATAGAGGGGCAAAAAACGGGAGCCTTTGAAATATGCGATGCTCTTGGTAGAGCACCAGACTATAATTTTATTCCCGTGGGGAATGCGGGAAATATAACCGCCTACTGGAAAGGCTATAAGGAATATTACCAAGTTGGTAAAATAAACAACCTTCCTAAGATGATGGGTTGGCAGGCGGAAGGCTCTGCTCCCATAGTAAAAGGCTACCCTATAAAGAACCCACAGACAATAGCTACTGCCATAAGGATTGGAAACCCTTATAGTTGGCAATCCGCCCTTCAAGCGGTGCATGAGTCTGGCGGATTAATAGATGCGGTAAGCGATGATGAAATACTCTACGCATACAAGCTAACTGCCTCAACAGAAGGCATATTCTGTGAGCCTGCATCTGCTGCGTCTGTGGCAGGACTTATAAAACTCACCAGAGAAGGCTTTTTCAAAGGTGGAGAAACGGTAGTATGCACCCTCACTGGAAACGGCTTAAAGGACCCAGATACCGCTATGAGGGTATGCGAAGAGCCCATAACACTTCCACCGGATGTGGATAAAATAGTAGGAGTTATAAGTCTATGA
- the dcd gene encoding dCTP deaminase produces the protein MILSDKSIKELIKKGRLVIEPYREENIQASSIDLTLGGELLYYRSKCIDLKSAHIPVEKVSIPEEGVLIPPKAFLLATTEEYIKLPEDITAFVEGRSSLGRLGLFIENAGWVDAGFEGQITLELYNANHCPIRIYKGVRICQIVLAKLDAKAERPYRGKYQGQRGVTPSKVYMDFK, from the coding sequence ATGATACTGAGCGATAAAAGTATCAAGGAGCTTATAAAGAAAGGCAGGCTGGTAATAGAACCATACAGGGAAGAGAACATCCAAGCGTCCTCCATAGACCTCACTTTAGGTGGGGAGCTCCTATATTATAGGTCTAAGTGCATAGACTTAAAAAGTGCACATATACCTGTGGAGAAGGTAAGCATACCCGAAGAAGGAGTGCTTATACCACCAAAAGCTTTCCTGTTGGCAACCACGGAAGAGTATATAAAACTCCCAGAGGATATTACCGCCTTTGTGGAGGGTAGGTCTTCTCTTGGAAGGCTTGGACTCTTTATAGAAAACGCTGGCTGGGTGGACGCAGGCTTTGAGGGACAGATAACCCTTGAGCTATACAATGCCAACCACTGCCCCATACGCATATACAAAGGAGTGCGCATATGTCAGATAGTGCTCGCAAAGCTTGACGCAAAAGCGGAAAGACCCTATAGAGGTAAATATCAAGGGCAAAGGGGAGTTACGCCTTCAAAGGTGTATATGGACTTTAAGTAG
- a CDS encoding DUF2203 domain-containing protein: MKIFDIDTARDLITVIKPIVEEINLKKEELYSCLARLEEEKDELERLYLKSHVEDLDTEIRRLFQKIEALGGVIKGIDPIIVDFLSFHQNRYIWLCWKEDEDTIMYWHELDEGFAGRKPIELLYEDGYNRNV; the protein is encoded by the coding sequence ATGAAAATCTTTGACATTGACACCGCAAGGGACCTAATAACAGTTATAAAGCCCATAGTAGAGGAAATAAACCTAAAGAAAGAAGAGCTCTATTCATGTCTTGCAAGGCTGGAAGAGGAAAAGGACGAGTTAGAAAGACTCTATCTCAAAAGCCATGTAGAAGACCTTGATACGGAGATAAGAAGACTCTTTCAAAAGATAGAGGCTCTGGGTGGTGTTATAAAAGGTATAGACCCAATCATCGTAGACTTCCTGTCCTTTCACCAGAACCGTTATATATGGCTATGTTGGAAAGAGGATGAAGACACCATTATGTATTGGCACGAGCTTGACGAAGGTTTTGCTGGTAGGAAGCCTATTGAATTGCTTTACGAGGATGGCTACAATCGGAACGTTTAA
- a CDS encoding radical SAM protein: MIDFRGVNLPPSLEDLELDQALLEELYEGFEIRLKNFGRDILFHSPGFKHYEVDDFSIRTGPKFVDISITGRNCELMCDHCASKILWHMIPALTPEELWKVANELKHKGVDGVLISGGSNKDGVVELYPFLKTMRRIKEELGMFVSCHMGLVDKELAEGLKEAKVDAVLLDVIGDDQTIAEVYKLPHKSVKDYEESLRLLKEAGHNIVPHVIIGLHYGQIKGEYRAIDMIANFDPSALVIVVVMPYYGKARFQLLPPPKPEESAKVVLHARKSLWNKPVVIGCARPAGPERAKFDLYSLYAGVNGITFPAEGIFTYAKSLGLNPVVSPNCCSTVFLY; the protein is encoded by the coding sequence ATGATAGACTTCAGGGGGGTGAACCTTCCCCCCTCCCTTGAAGACTTAGAGTTGGACCAAGCCCTTCTGGAAGAGCTTTATGAAGGTTTTGAAATAAGGCTTAAAAACTTCGGAAGGGATATACTTTTTCATAGTCCAGGGTTTAAGCACTACGAGGTAGATGACTTTTCTATAAGGACTGGTCCCAAGTTTGTGGATATATCCATAACTGGCAGAAACTGCGAGCTCATGTGCGACCACTGTGCTTCAAAAATACTCTGGCATATGATACCTGCCCTAACACCGGAGGAACTCTGGAAGGTTGCCAATGAGCTAAAACACAAGGGTGTGGATGGAGTTCTTATATCCGGAGGCTCTAACAAGGATGGTGTGGTGGAGCTGTATCCCTTTTTGAAAACTATGAGAAGAATAAAGGAAGAGCTTGGTATGTTCGTAAGCTGTCATATGGGCTTGGTGGACAAAGAGCTCGCAGAAGGCTTAAAAGAAGCAAAGGTAGATGCGGTCTTGCTTGACGTAATAGGTGATGACCAAACCATAGCGGAGGTATACAAGCTACCTCACAAGAGCGTTAAGGACTACGAGGAGTCTTTGAGACTTCTTAAAGAGGCAGGACACAACATAGTTCCGCACGTGATAATAGGACTTCACTATGGACAAATAAAAGGTGAATACAGAGCCATAGACATGATAGCCAACTTTGACCCCTCCGCCCTTGTTATCGTGGTTGTAATGCCCTATTATGGGAAGGCACGCTTTCAACTATTACCACCTCCAAAACCAGAAGAGAGCGCCAAGGTTGTATTACATGCAAGAAAGTCCCTGTGGAATAAACCTGTGGTCATAGGGTGCGCAAGACCTGCTGGACCAGAAAGGGCTAAGTTTGACCTTTATTCCCTTTATGCTGGAGTGAACGGTATAACTTTTCCTGCGGAAGGTATTTTTACCTACGCAAAAAGTCTTGGATTGAACCCTGTAGTTTCACCAAACTGTTGTTCTACAGTATTTCTGTATTAA
- a CDS encoding glycine cleavage system protein H, which yields MAIVNGCNIPEDLLYDVDPEANAFTWAKDNGDGTYTVGLTSVAAAMAGRLVAYTPKKVGKVIERRKSIATIESGKWVGPVPTPLTGEIVEINEALKGNPALVNDDPYGAGWIAKIKPTNPEEINNLLKGQAAVDALTKVINEKGIKCG from the coding sequence ATGGCAATAGTTAATGGGTGTAACATACCCGAAGACCTGCTCTATGATGTGGACCCAGAGGCTAATGCCTTTACCTGGGCGAAGGATAACGGAGACGGCACTTACACTGTGGGTCTCACCTCTGTGGCTGCTGCAATGGCAGGAAGGCTTGTAGCCTACACGCCAAAGAAGGTTGGCAAGGTCATAGAAAGACGCAAAAGCATAGCGACCATTGAAAGCGGTAAATGGGTGGGTCCAGTTCCCACACCTCTAACCGGAGAAATAGTGGAGATAAACGAAGCCCTCAAAGGCAATCCAGCCCTCGTAAATGACGACCCATATGGTGCAGGATGGATAGCCAAGATAAAACCCACAAACCCAGAAGAGATAAACAACCTGCTCAAGGGCCAAGCGGCAGTGGATGCTCTCACAAAGGTTATAAACGAGAAGGGTATAAAGTGCGGATGA
- a CDS encoding DsrE family protein, with translation MKVVILMTSGPKTPWRCASPFYIAALLSANEAEVEIFFNMDGTRLLKKGVAEKLIPGEPNCLSPNGKKLKTVYDFMKDAKQAGVKFYSCKQAIDSMGYKPEDLIPELDGIFPASEFALRAMEADKVLTF, from the coding sequence ATGAAGGTGGTTATACTAATGACAAGCGGACCCAAAACACCTTGGAGGTGTGCTTCACCCTTTTACATAGCGGCGCTGTTGTCTGCCAACGAAGCGGAGGTGGAAATCTTCTTTAATATGGACGGGACAAGGCTACTAAAAAAGGGTGTGGCGGAAAAGCTAATCCCCGGAGAGCCTAACTGTCTGTCTCCTAATGGCAAAAAACTTAAAACGGTTTATGATTTTATGAAGGATGCCAAGCAAGCAGGGGTAAAGTTCTACTCCTGCAAGCAGGCTATAGATTCTATGGGTTATAAACCCGAAGACCTTATACCTGAGCTGGATGGAATATTTCCAGCCAGTGAATTTGCCCTAAGGGCTATGGAAGCGGATAAGGTGTTAACTTTCTGA
- a CDS encoding thioredoxin family protein, whose protein sequence is MAAKDKHVILLVSQWCATCPDADALWRKLQSEYGFKYEVLDVAQPEGKMWAKKLIIRAVPSTIIDGKLVFVGVPDEAEARRAIES, encoded by the coding sequence ATGGCTGCCAAGGATAAACATGTAATACTGCTTGTTTCTCAGTGGTGTGCCACATGTCCCGATGCGGATGCCCTCTGGAGAAAGCTTCAGTCCGAGTATGGCTTCAAATACGAGGTGCTTGATGTGGCACAACCAGAGGGCAAAATGTGGGCAAAGAAGCTCATAATAAGGGCTGTGCCTTCCACCATAATTGACGGAAAGCTCGTCTTCGTAGGCGTCCCGGATGAAGCAGAAGCCAGAAGGGCTATAGAGTCATGA
- a CDS encoding glycine cleavage system protein H yields MGVLQGLESGKEWEYNGCVVPLDLYYDIETQTWLRVNEDGTVTIGLTDVGQVRAGRLLHARIKNVGKHIQKGKPVASLESGKWAGPINALVEGEVVERNEKVLEQPDIINYDPYGEGWIVKMKPTDLQRDIKDLLYGKEAIEEMRKYIDEWDIICMRCT; encoded by the coding sequence ATGGGTGTCTTGCAGGGGCTGGAAAGCGGAAAGGAGTGGGAATATAATGGCTGCGTGGTGCCTCTTGACCTTTATTACGATATAGAGACTCAAACATGGCTAAGGGTTAACGAAGATGGAACGGTCACTATTGGTCTTACAGACGTGGGTCAAGTTAGAGCAGGAAGGCTCCTGCACGCCCGCATAAAGAACGTGGGTAAGCACATCCAAAAGGGGAAGCCAGTAGCATCCTTAGAAAGTGGTAAATGGGCAGGACCCATAAACGCCCTCGTTGAAGGTGAGGTGGTAGAAAGAAACGAAAAGGTCCTTGAACAACCAGACATAATAAACTATGACCCTTACGGCGAGGGGTGGATAGTGAAGATGAAGCCTACAGACTTGCAAAGAGATATTAAGGACCTCCTCTATGGTAAGGAAGCCATAGAAGAGATGAGGAAATACATTGATGAATGGGATATAATTTGCATGAGGTGTACATGA
- a CDS encoding CoB--CoM heterodisulfide reductase iron-sulfur subunit B family protein — protein sequence MGVIGKRVAYYPGCSLEGAARAYDVSTRIVAKELGLELDYLEDYNCCGAMESKNITFMGTLLLNARNMSLARKQGHNVIVAPCNGCSFSLQRAEYFLETDKAVYDKVNALLREGGVDPLDQIPQTYHILEWFYHEAGPQKVKEKTRKPLRGLKVANYYGCLYTRPHFYARTYAHAGGQSEDARPRRRETADDDEHPYYMNALLEAAGATSVEFEPMHTQCCGGPHSLSDEMVSEKFVMMILQTAKRNGADIIATECPLCHASLEMYRHRLMMKGVPDVDVPVAYFTQLLGLAFGYSANDVKLKDNLSDPLPVLRRLGLA from the coding sequence ATGGGTGTGATAGGAAAGAGGGTTGCATATTACCCAGGCTGTTCCCTTGAGGGTGCAGCAAGGGCTTATGATGTTTCCACAAGGATAGTGGCTAAGGAGCTTGGTCTTGAATTGGACTATCTTGAGGACTACAATTGCTGTGGTGCTATGGAGTCCAAAAACATAACCTTTATGGGCACGTTGCTTCTCAATGCCAGAAACATGTCCCTGGCAAGAAAGCAGGGACATAATGTAATAGTAGCTCCCTGTAATGGATGCTCCTTTTCCCTTCAGAGAGCAGAATATTTCCTTGAGACAGACAAGGCGGTTTATGATAAGGTTAACGCACTTCTTAGAGAAGGTGGTGTTGACCCCCTTGACCAAATACCTCAAACCTATCACATACTGGAGTGGTTCTACCATGAAGCTGGTCCACAGAAGGTCAAGGAAAAAACAAGGAAGCCTTTGAGAGGTCTTAAGGTGGCAAACTACTATGGATGCCTGTATACAAGACCTCACTTTTATGCGAGAACCTATGCACACGCAGGTGGTCAAAGCGAGGATGCAAGACCAAGAAGAAGAGAAACCGCAGATGACGATGAGCATCCTTACTATATGAATGCCCTTCTTGAAGCTGCGGGTGCTACAAGCGTGGAGTTTGAGCCCATGCATACCCAGTGCTGTGGAGGTCCTCACTCTCTATCTGACGAAATGGTTTCTGAAAAGTTTGTCATGATGATACTTCAAACCGCAAAGAGGAATGGAGCGGATATAATAGCCACAGAATGTCCTCTATGCCACGCTTCCCTTGAGATGTATCGCCATAGGCTTATGATGAAGGGTGTGCCAGATGTGGACGTTCCAGTTGCCTACTTTACACAGCTACTTGGGCTTGCCTTTGGTTATAGTGCAAACGATGTTAAGCTAAAGGATAACCTCTCTGACCCTTTGCCTGTTTTAAGAAGACTTGGGCTTGCATAG
- a CDS encoding 4Fe-4S dicluster domain-containing protein has protein sequence MAIHERSLVEPERILRKERLVIDGVDVSGDWNLIILPRVINNYDLDFAKEIINSPDGKTINQCYQCSYCTASCPVHNYWDERYNPRHFIYLARLGLIDELQKRADVMWRCVSCHKCTHRCPKGVLVEEVLKAILRTMAKKGLIDEYPSKKFDKFFTESVLEYGRIEDGELLFGWIEKQGYKVFKDPILKKPIPFIGETPEWLKQLTMKPIKSMNISFLVLNAKHMLFHPRTKNWNRFKQVLRKVMQEEGALH, from the coding sequence ATGGCGATACATGAGCGTAGCCTTGTAGAACCAGAGAGAATTTTAAGGAAGGAAAGGCTTGTTATTGACGGTGTTGACGTCTCTGGAGACTGGAACCTCATAATCCTTCCAAGGGTTATAAACAACTACGACCTTGACTTTGCCAAGGAGATTATAAACTCTCCAGATGGCAAGACCATAAACCAGTGCTATCAGTGCTCTTACTGCACTGCATCCTGCCCTGTGCATAACTATTGGGATGAGAGATACAATCCCAGGCACTTTATATACTTGGCAAGGCTTGGTCTCATAGATGAACTCCAAAAGCGTGCGGATGTAATGTGGAGGTGCGTTTCTTGCCACAAATGCACACACAGATGTCCAAAAGGTGTGCTCGTGGAAGAAGTCCTAAAAGCCATCCTAAGGACCATGGCAAAGAAAGGTTTGATTGACGAATATCCTTCCAAAAAGTTTGATAAGTTCTTTACTGAGTCTGTGCTTGAATACGGAAGAATAGAGGATGGAGAGCTTCTCTTTGGGTGGATAGAAAAGCAAGGATACAAGGTCTTCAAAGACCCCATACTCAAAAAGCCCATACCTTTCATAGGTGAAACGCCCGAGTGGCTCAAGCAGTTGACCATGAAGCCCATAAAGTCCATGAACATAAGCTTTTTGGTCCTTAATGCCAAGCATATGCTCTTCCACCCAAGAACAAAGAACTGGAACAGGTTTAAGCAGGTCCTGCGTAAAGTTATGCAAGAAGAAGGTGCATTACATTAA